CGCCCGCGGTCAGCGAGCCGGCCTCGCGGCCGCCGACGTTCTTGATGTCGGCGATCGAACTCTTGATCTGCTCGGTGTAGTCCTCGAAGAGCGGCATGGGCCACACGCGCTCGCCGCTCTCGGTGCCGGCTGCGACCAGTGCGTCCTTGAGCTTGTCGTCGTTGCCCATGAGGCCGGCGGCGGCATCGCCGAGCGCGATCACGCAGGCGCCGGTCAGCGTTGCCAGGTCGATGATCGCCTTGGGCTTGTAGTTCTTTGCGTAGTCGAGCGCGTCGCAGAGAACCATGCGGCCCTCGGCGTCGGTGTTGAGGATCTCGACGGTCTTGCCCGAACGGGTTTTCACCACATCGCCGGGGCGATAGGCCTTGCCCGAGGGCATGTTCTCGGCGCAGGCGATGATGCCCACGACGTTGCACTTGGGCTTGAGGTCCCGCAGCGCATCGAAGAGGCCCAGCACCGCGGCGGCGCCGGACATGTCGTGCTTCATTTCATCCATCGCCGGCGCGGGCTTGAGCGAGATGCCGCCCGAATCGAAGGTGATTCCCTTACCCACGATCACAATCGGGGCCTCGGCCTTTTTCTTCGAGCCCTTGTATTCAAGGATGGCAACGCGCGGGGGCTGGTCGCTGCCCTGGGAGACGGCAATGACGCCGCCCATCTTTTCTTTCTTGAGCTCAACGGGGCCGAGGACCTTGCAGGTCATCTTGCCGAGCTTGGCGATGCGCTGGGCTTCCTGCGCCATCTTCACCGGGGTAACATCGTTGCCCGGCGCGTTGGAGAGATCGCGCGCCACATTGGTGCCGCGCGCCACCGCGCCGCCGGTGTCGAGACCCGCGTTCCACGCCTTCGCGGCAGCAGTGCCGCCGCCCACGTAGCAGATCACTTCGCGAACCTTGCCGGCGGGACCTTCTTCATCGTTGCCCGTCTTGAACTTGCGATACTCGTAGGAGCCCAGCACGAATCCCTCGGCCAGGGCCTGCGAGAACTCGGCGTCGCTGAGTCCCTTGCCCAGGCCGTCGGCCACCACGATGCCCACGCGCTCGGCACCGACCTTGCGGGCCTGCGCGGCAGCAGCGACAGCGGCTTTCTGCACGGCCACGGCCTTGAGATCTGCGCCCTTTCCGAGGCCCAGCAGCAGAACCTGCGGGGTCTTGGAGGCGCCGGTGGCGGGGATCAGAATCTCGCCACCGAGCTTGCCGGTGAACTTCTGCCCTTTGACCGCTTCGGTCAGGATTCCCGATACCTCAGACGGCTGGCCCTTGAAGGAAGAGAGCGGATTGGCGCCCTCATCGCACAGATAAACCAGCAGGTGGTGGTAGAGAGAATATGGATCTTTTGAAGAGGTGGACAGTTTCATCAGGTTCCCCCGGAGGCCTCGGCTTCCTCGAAAATCGCCGCAAGTATCCGAAAATATTATAGTTTTCGCCCAATAGGGGTAATCACTACCAAACTGGAATACTGGACTTCAGGGGTATTTGTCAAAGATTCAGCGGGCGCTGTCAAGTGGAGGGCTCAGATCGCTGCAGCGCGACTGAACCAATTGGGCCTGTGCCGGGTCGAGCGAGGCCGCCTGATTGTAGAGCTGGCAGGCCTCCACCCGGTGCCCAAGGCGCTCCAGCAGAGCCCCCAGATTCACCATGCTCGGCACGTGCGTGGGCT
This portion of the Chrysiogenia bacterium genome encodes:
- a CDS encoding leucyl aminopeptidase, which codes for MKLSTSSKDPYSLYHHLLVYLCDEGANPLSSFKGQPSEVSGILTEAVKGQKFTGKLGGEILIPATGASKTPQVLLLGLGKGADLKAVAVQKAAVAAAAQARKVGAERVGIVVADGLGKGLSDAEFSQALAEGFVLGSYEYRKFKTGNDEEGPAGKVREVICYVGGGTAAAKAWNAGLDTGGAVARGTNVARDLSNAPGNDVTPVKMAQEAQRIAKLGKMTCKVLGPVELKKEKMGGVIAVSQGSDQPPRVAILEYKGSKKKAEAPIVIVGKGITFDSGGISLKPAPAMDEMKHDMSGAAAVLGLFDALRDLKPKCNVVGIIACAENMPSGKAYRPGDVVKTRSGKTVEILNTDAEGRMVLCDALDYAKNYKPKAIIDLATLTGACVIALGDAAAGLMGNDDKLKDALVAAGTESGERVWPMPLFEDYTEQIKSSIADIKNVGGREAGSLTAGAFLQQFVDEKTPWAHLDIAGTAWTTKPKGLFKKGATGFGVRILANYLATMK